The Streptomyces sp. NBC_01317 genomic interval CACGGCCGCGGGCCCCGGGGATCACTCCCCGGGGCCCGCGGGCCCTCCTGCTTCGCTTCGCCCTGGTCAGCGGCGCGGCGCCAGCACCTGACGCAGCACGTCGTGCACGTACGTGTTCGGGTGCTTGCCCGAGAAGCGGTCCGAGAGGGGGCCGCTCGCCGTCACCGGGACGTCCACGCTGGTGTGGCCCGACGTGGTCCAGTCGATGGTGAACGTACGGTCGCTGCCGCGAATGGTGAACGGCCCGTCCTCGGCCGAGATCGCGTCCCCGGACTCGTCGGTGGCGTCGTTCTCCTCGACCGCGAGACCGCCGGTCTCGTGGTCGCCCGTCACGACGAGCAGGGTGTCGGGGTGCGTCGCCACGTAGGCGCGGGCGACCGCGACGGCCTTCTCCAGCTGCTGCATCGACTGGAGGACGCGCGTGCCGTTGTTGGAGTGCGCGAACTCGTCGGTGCCCTCCTCCTCGACCACGAGGAAGAAGCCCTTCTTGTTCTTGTCCAGGCTGCCCAGCGCCTTGCTGGTCATGGTGCCGAGGTCCACGACCGGGCTGTAGACGTCGCCCTGGCCCTCGGGGTGCTGCTGGAACAGCTCCTCGTTGGCGAACAGGCCGAGGATCTTGCCGTTCTTGGCCTTGTCCAGTTCCTTCGCACTCGTGACGTACGAGTAGCCGGCCTTCTTGGCCTTCTGGATCAGGTTGCCCTTGGTGCCCTTGCTCGCCTCGGACGTGTCCTCGGCGGGCTTGTCCTTGAAGGCGCCCGGCGTACCGGCGGGCAGCCACCAGTCCTCGCCACCGCCGAGGATGACGTCGGGCTTGCTGACGTCGAGGTACTGGCGGGCGATCTCGTCCTGCTTGCCGCGGTCGGCGGTGTTCGAGAAGAACGCCGCCGGCGACGCGTCGGTGACCTGGGCGGTGGTGACCAGGCCGGTGGCCTTGCCGGCCGCCTTGGCCTGCTGGCCGAGGGTCGCCAGCGGGTTGCCGTCCACGTCGACGCTGATCGCGCCGTTGTACGTCTTCTCGCCCGTGGCCCACGCGGTCGCCGCTGCGGCGGAGTCCGTCACGACGGCCTTCGGGTCGTGCGGGGTGGTGGTGAGCTGGCCGGACGCGGTGAGGCGGTCCATGGCCAACTGGCCTTCCAGGCCGGCGAGGTGCAGGCGCCCCGCCTCGCGCATCGCGGCGCCCATGCCGTCACCGTTGATGAAGATGACGTTCTTCGCGGCGGGCGCCTTGGCCTTCGCCGCGGACTGCGGAGCAGCGGCCGACGCACCCAGCGTCGGGTTGAGCACCATCGTCGCGACGGCGGCGGTCACGGCCGCGGCGACGGGCGCGCCCCATCGCGTACCAAGCACGCGTGTGTTCACAGCAGCTCCTCATGAATTGCACAGCTATCAGTGAGGAAGCTAAGCGGACGGACGGTCTCCGCAATGAAGGGAAAGTGGCGGCGGGGGAAACACGGGGCGGACACCACCTGGTCCCTACAGCTATCTGGCCCGTCCGCCCCGATACCTGACCCGCTCGCCGCGCTGTCCGGCCCGTCCGCCCCGCGCTTCTGGTCGGCGCCCGCGCTCAGTCCTCGGCGCCGTTGTCCTCCAGGTCGCCCTCGGTCTCCAGGAACACCTGCCGCAGCGCGTCCAGGACCGCCGGGTCCGGCTTCTCCCACATCCCGCGCGACTCGGCCTCCAGCAGCCGCTCGGCGATCCCGTGCAGCGCCCAGGGGTTGGCCTCCTGGAGGAACTGCCGGTTCTCCGGATCCAGTACGTACGTCTCCGTCAGCTTGTCGTACATCCAGTCGGCCACCACGCCGGTCGTCGCGTCGTACCCGAAGAGGTAGTCGACGGTCGCGGCCAGCTCGAACGCGCCCTTGTAGCCGTGGCGGCGCATCGCCTCGATCCAGCGCGGGTTGACCACCCGGGCGCGGAAGACCCGCGAGGTCTCCTCGACCAACGTGCGCGTACGGACCGTCTCGGGGCGGGTCGAGTCGCCGATGTACGCCTCAGGGGCCGTGCCCTTGAGCGCGCGCACCGTGGCCACCATCCCGCCGTGGTATTGGAAGTAGTCGTCCGAGTCCGCGATGTCGTGCTCGCGGGTGTCCGTGTTCTTGGCGGCGACCGCGATGCGCTTGTACGCGGTCTCCATCTCGCCGCGCGCCGGGCGGCCGTCCAGCTCGCGGCCGTACGCGTACCCGCCCCAGACCGTGTAGACCTCGGCGAGGTCCGCGTCCGTACGCCAGTCGCGGCTGTCGATGAGCTGGAGGATCCCCGCCCCGTACGTACCGGGCCGGGAGCCGAAGATACGGGTGGTGGCGCGCCGTTCGTCGCCGTGTTCGGCCAGGTCGGCCTGGGCGTGGGCGCGGATGAAGTTCATGTCGTCCGGCTCGTCCAGCGAGGCGGCGAGCCGGACCGCGTCGTCCAGCAGCCCGATCGCGTGCGGGAAGGCGTCGCGGAAGAAGCCGCTGATACGGAGGGTGACGTCGATGCGGGGGCGGCCCAGCTCGGCGGCGGGTATCGGCTCGATGCCCGTGACGCGGCGGGACGCGTCGTCCCAGACGGGCCGGATGCCGAGCAGCGCGAGGGCCTCCGCGATGTCGTCGCCCGAGGTGCGCATCGCGCTCGTACCCCAGAGGGACAGCCCGACGGAGGTGGGCCAGTCGCCGTTGTCGGTGCGGTACCGCTCCAGCAGGGAGTCCGCGAGCGCCTGGCCGGTCTCCCAGGCGAGGCGGGACGGGACGGCCTTCGGGTCGACGGAGTAGAAGTTACGGCCGGTCGGCAGGACGTTGACCAGGCCGCGCAGCGGAGACCCGGACGGCCCGGCCGGGACGAACCCGCCGTCCAGCGCGTGCAGGACGTGATCGATCTCGTCGGTGGTGCCGGCCAGGCGCGGGACGACCTCGCGGGCGGCGAAGCCGAGGATGTCCGCGACGGCTTGGCCGTGGCCGGCGGCGATACGGGGCGCGGCGGCCGGGTCCCAGCCGGCGTCCTCCATCGCCTGCACGAGCGCGCGGGCCTGTTCCTCGGCCTCGTCGGCGGTGGTGCGGGTGGCGGCGGACTCGTCCAGGCCGAGGGCCTCGCGCAGGCCCGGCAGGGACGACGTACCGCCCCAGATCTGGCGGGCGCGCAGGATGGCCAGGACCAGGTTGACGCGCGCGGCCCCGGCGGGCGCCCCGCCGAGGACGTGCAGGCCGTCGCGGATCTGCGCGTCCTTGATCTCGCAGAGCCAGCCGTCGAGATGGAGGATGAACTCGTCAAAACCCTCGTCCTCCGGGCGGTCCGCCACCCCCAGGTCGTGGTCGAGCTTGGCCGCCTGGATCAGCGTCCAGATCTGGGCGCGGATCGCGGGCAGCTTGGCCGGGTCCATGGAGGCGATCGCCGCGTGCTCGTCCAGGAGCTGCTCCAGCCGGGCGATGTCGCCGTACGACTCGGCACGCGCCATCGGCGGCACCAGGTGGTCCACGAGCGTGGCGTGGACGCGCCGCTTGGCCTGGGTGCCCTCGCCCGGGTCGTTGACCAGGAAGGGGTAGATCAACGGCAGGTCGCCGAGGGCCGCGTCGGGCGCGCAGGAGGCGGACAGGCCCGCGTTCTTGCCGGGCAGCCACTCCAGGTTGCCGTGCTTGCCGAGGTGGATCATGGCGTCGGCGCCGAAGCCGCCGTCCTCACGGGTGGCCTGGATCCAGCGGTACGCGGCCAGGTAGTGGTGCGAGGGCGGCAGGTCGGGGTCGTGGTAGATCGCGATGGGGTTCTCGCCGAAGCCGCGCGGCGGCTGGATGAGGATCAGCAGGTTCCCGCGCCGCAGCGCCGCGAGGACGATGTCCCCGTCGGGGTCGCCGCCCGAGCCCGCGCGGCTCTTGTCGAGGAACATCTCGCCGGGCGCCGGGCCCCAGTGCCGCTCGACCGCTTCCCGCAGGTCGGCGGGGAGCTGCCCGAACCACCGCCGGTAGTCGGCGGCGGGTATCCGGACCGGGTTGCGGGCCAACTGCTCGTCGGTGAGCCACTCCTGGTCGTGGCCGCCGGCCTCGATCAGGGCGTAGATCAACTCGTCGCCGTCGCCGGACTCCAGGCCGGGGACCTCTTCGTCGCCGAAGTCGTACCCCTCCTCGCGCAGGCGGCGCAGCAGGGCGACGGCGCTCGCGGGGGTGTCGAGCCCGACCGCGTTCCCGATCCGCGAGTGCTTCGTCGGGTAGGCGGAGAGCACCAGGGCGAGGCGCTTGTCCTGGCTCGCGATGTGGCGCAGACGCCCGTGCCGTACGGCGATCCCCGCGACGCGCGCCGACCGCTCGGGGTCCGCGACGTACGACGGGAGGCCGTCCTCGTCGATCTCCTTGAACGAGAACGGGACGGTGATGAGCCGGCCGTCGAACTCCGGCACCGCGACCTGCGACGCGGCGTCCAGCGGCGACAGCCCCTCGTCGCTCTCCTCCCAGGCGGCGCGGCTGCTGGTGAGGCAGAGGGCCTGGAGGATCGGCACGTCCAGGGCGGCGAGCGCGCCCGCGTCCCAGGACTCGTCGTCCCCGCCGGCCGAGGCCTCGGCCGGCCGGGTGCCCCCGGCGGCCAGCACGGTGGTGACGATCACGTCGACCCCGCCCAGCGCTTGGAGCAACTCGGGCTCGGGGGCACGCAGGGAGGCGACGAAGATCGGCACGGCCCGCCCGCCCGCGTCCTCGACGGCCTCGCACAGCGTGTCGATGAAGGCAGTGTTGCCGCTCAGGTGGTGGGCGCGGTAGTAGAGCACGGCGACAACCGGCTGCCGGCCGAGGGCGTCCAGCGTCTCCACCCGGCGGTGGACCCGCCCCCAGGTCGGCGCGGGCTCGGGCGGCTCGAAGCCGTGCCCCGTCAGCAGGACCGTGTCGGAGAGGAACCGCGCCAGCTGGTCGAGGTTGGCGGGCCCGCCGTGCGCCAGGTACGCGTGCGCCTCGGCGGCTATGCCGATGGGGACGGTGGAGGCCTCCATCAGCTGCGCGTCGGGGGCCTGTTCGCCGGTGAGGACGACGAGGGGCCGGTCGTGGGCGAGGAGGAGGTCGATCCCCTCCTGCCAGGCACGCAGCCCGCCGAGGAGCCGCACGACGACGAGGTCGGCGCCGTCCAGCAGCGCGGGCAGGTCGTCCGGCGCGAGCCGGGCCGGGTTCGCGTACCGGAACGGGACCGGGCCGCCCGCCCCGTTGGCGGCGCGGGCGCTGAGCAGGTCGGTGTCGGAGGTCGACAGGAGCAGGATCATGCGGCGTCTGGCCTTCCTCGGGGTCCGCGCCCCGGGCGGTGGGAGGACGGCGGGAGTTCCTGACTCACCCGGCTGCTGCCGGGCTCACAGTGGCGGGACCGCGCCGGATTCGCACCGGGCTTCCTCCCCTGACGCCGTCGCTGACGGTGGCGGACCTGGCGGCCCGCCGTCTGCATACGTCTGCATAGTAGGTGGTGCAGGTCAGGGCCGGGAGGGCGCCTGAACGAGCGCCGCGGCGGCGGGGCGGCGGCGAGCCCTGCGGGCGGGGCCGGACGCCGGGCACGTGGGTATGCTCGCCGCCATGCCGCCCACCTCGCCAACACCCGTGAACCGGGACGAAGCTCCCGTGCGGGAGCGCGGTGACGCCTGCCCCGGCGCGCTCCGGCTGCACGCCGCCGACGACGGTCGGCTGGCGCGACTGCGCCTGCCCGCAGGGGTGTTGACGTACCACCAGGCGGAGGTGCTGGAGTCCGCGGCGGAGCGCCTGGGCGACGGACACCTGGACATCACCTCGCGGGGCAACATCCAGCTGCGGGGGCTGGGCGAGAGCTGTGGCGGGCAGCTCGCGCGGGTGCTGTACGACGCCGGACTGCTGCCGTCCGAGGCGCACGAGCGGATACGGAACATCGTCGCCTCGCCCCTGGCCGGGCTGGACAGCCGGGGGTCGGGGAGGGACCAGGACCAGGGCCGATCCTCTTCGCACTCTGTGCAGTTGTGGTCGAAGGAACTGGACGAGCTGCTGTGCGCGAGCGCGACCGCGACAGCCCTCTCCGGACGTTTTCTCTTCGCGCTGGACGACGGCCGGGGCGATGTGGCCGCCTTGGGCGCTGATGTGACCTTGCTCGCACAACGCTACGGCAACCCCACCCTGCACATCCAGACAAATCCGTCAGGCTGGCGAGTGTCCGCCACCGACGCGGCCCGGGCGGCGTTCGTGACGGCGGAGACCTTCCTCACCGTCGCGGCGGCGGGCGGCTCGGGCGCCTGGCGCGTACGGGAACTGCCCGCCGGCCACGGCCTGGAGGCGGCGGTGACCACGCGGCTGGCGGAGGCGGGGATCGCGGCCGAGCGCGAACCGGCGGCGGATCGGGAACCCGGGCCTACGGCCGGCCCCCCGGCACCCGGAGCGGTCCGCTCCCCCGACGGGACGGTGGCGCTGTCCGTCCAGGCCCCGCTGGGCCGGCTGAGCGCGGCCCAGTGGCGGATACTCCGGACGGCGGCGGCGAAGGCCGCGGCAACGGCGGACGCGGGCGGGGCCGGAACCACGCCGTACGGGACCCTCCGCGTGACCCCCTGGCGCGGCGTGATCGTGCCCGGCCTCGCCCCGGACACCGCCGACGACCTGCTCGACCGCCTCCGTACCGCCGGACTGGTCACCGCCCCCGACTCCCCCTGGCACGGCGTCAGCGCCTGCACCGGCCGCCCGGGGTGCGCCAAGGCCCTCTCCGACGTACGGGCGGACGCGGCCCGCGCCCTGCGCCCGCCCGGAAGGCAACTGCCCTCACCGCCACCCCCCGGCCTGCCCGTCCACTGGTCCGGCTGCGCCCGCCGCTGCGGCCACCCCCAGGGCACCTCCTGGGTCGACGTCGTCGCGACGGGTGAGGGCACCTACGACGTCTCCGTCGACGGAGACGCCCGTACGACCGCGGCGGGACGAAGAGCGGGACAGGCAGCGGGACAGGAACTCGCCGACGCGGTCGCGGCGGCACGGACGACGACCCCCACCATGACGAGATGAGCGAGACCCCAGTGTCCACAGCGTTCGACTACGAGAAGGACGGCCCGGCGATATACCGGCAGTCCTTCGCCATGATCCGCGCCGAGGCGGACCTCACCGGGCTGCCCGCCGACGTCTCCCAGGTCGCGGTCCGGATGATCCACGCCTGCGGGATGGTCGACCTCGTGCGCGACCTCGCCTTCACCCCCGGTGTGGTGGCCCGCGCCCGCGAGGCCCTCCGCGCGGGCGCGCCGATCCTGTGCGACGTCGCCATGGTCGCCAGCGGCGTCACCCGGAAGCGCCTGCCCGCGGACAACGAGGTCGTCTGCACCCTGTCCGACCCGTCCGTGCCCGGCCTGGCCGCCGCGTTGGGGACCACCCGCAGCGCGGCGGCCCTGGAGCTGTGGCGGGACCGCATGGAGGGCGCGGTGGTGGCCGTCGGCAACGCCCCGACCGCGCTGTTCCGGCTGCTGGAGATGATCGAGGAGGGCGCGCCGCGCCCGGCCGCCGTCATCGGCGTGCCGGTCGGTTTTGTCGGCGCGGCCGAGTCCAAGGACGCGCTCGCCGCCCATCCCTCCGGGCTGGAACACCTGGTCGTACGGGGCCGGCGCGGCGGCAGCGCGATAGCGGCGGCGGCCGTCAACGCGATCGCGAGCGAGGAAGAATAGTGAGCGAGAACAGCGTCCCCGGCACGCCCCCCACCGACACCAGCACCGCCCCTACGTCCGGCACGTCCGGCACGTCCGGCACCGGCCGCCTCTACGGAGTCGGCCTGGGCCCCGGCGACCCGTCCCTGATGACCGTACGAGCCGTGCGGATCATCGCCGAGGCCGACGTGATCGCCTATCACAGCGCCCGCCACGGCCGGTCCATCGCACGGTCCATCGCGGCCGAGCACCTACGTCCCGACCACATCGAAGAACCGCTGGTCTACCCGGTCACCACCGGCACCACCGACCATCCCGGCGGCTACCAGGGCGCCATGGACGACTTCTACGCCGAGTCCGCCGCCCGCCTCGCCGTCCACCTGGACGCCGGACGCACCGTCGCCGTCCTCGCCGAGGGAGACCCGCTCTTCTACGGCTCGTACATGCACATGCACAAGCGGCTCGCCCACCGGTATCCCACGGAGGTCGTCCCCGGCGTCACGTCGGTCAGCGCCGCCGCGGCCCGCCTCGGCACCCCGCTGGTCGAGGGCGAGGAAGTCCTGACGATCCTGCCGGGCACCCTCCCGGAGGAGGAGTTGACCGCCCGGCTGGCCTCGGCCGACTCCGCCGTCGTCATGAAGCTGGGCCGGACGTACCCCACCGTGCGGCGGGCGATCGAACGCTCGGGCCGGCTCGCGGACGCGCGGTACGTCGAGCGGGCCACGATGGCCGGCGAACGCACCGGCGCGCTCGCCGACATCGACCCGGACTCGGTGCCGTACTTCTCGGTGGCCGTGCTGCCGAGCCGTATCGACGCGGTTCCCGTGCCCGGCGCCCGGGGTGAGGTCGTGGTGGTCGGGACAGGCCCGGCGGGGCCGCTGTGGCTGACGCCCGAGGCGCGCGGCGAACTGGCCGCCGCCCAGGACCTCGTGGGCTACACCACGTACCTGGACCGGGTTCCGGTGCGGCCGGGGCAGCGCCGCCACCCCTCCGACAACAAGGTGGAGTCCGAACGGGCCGAGTTCGCCCTCGACCTGGCGCGGCGCGGACGCCGCGTGGCGGTGGTGTCGTCCGGCGACCCCGGGGTCTTCGCGATGGCCACGGCCGTACTGGAAGTGGCGTCCAAGGACCCGTACCGAGAGGTGCCCGTACGGGTGCTGCCCGGCCTGACGGCCGCGAACGCCGCCGCGTCACGCGCGGGCGCTCCGCTGGGCCACGACTACGCCGTGATCTCCCTCTCCGACCGGCTCAAGCCGTGGGAGGTGATCGCCGAACGGCTGCACGCGGCGGCGGCGGCCGATCTGGTGCTGGCGCTCTACAACCCCGGTTCGCGCAGCCGCACCTGGCAGG includes:
- a CDS encoding alkaline phosphatase, which produces MNTRVLGTRWGAPVAAAVTAAVATMVLNPTLGASAAAPQSAAKAKAPAAKNVIFINGDGMGAAMREAGRLHLAGLEGQLAMDRLTASGQLTTTPHDPKAVVTDSAAAATAWATGEKTYNGAISVDVDGNPLATLGQQAKAAGKATGLVTTAQVTDASPAAFFSNTADRGKQDEIARQYLDVSKPDVILGGGEDWWLPAGTPGAFKDKPAEDTSEASKGTKGNLIQKAKKAGYSYVTSAKELDKAKNGKILGLFANEELFQQHPEGQGDVYSPVVDLGTMTSKALGSLDKNKKGFFLVVEEEGTDEFAHSNNGTRVLQSMQQLEKAVAVARAYVATHPDTLLVVTGDHETGGLAVEENDATDESGDAISAEDGPFTIRGSDRTFTIDWTTSGHTSVDVPVTASGPLSDRFSGKHPNTYVHDVLRQVLAPRR
- the cobN gene encoding cobaltochelatase subunit CobN encodes the protein MILLLSTSDTDLLSARAANGAGGPVPFRYANPARLAPDDLPALLDGADLVVVRLLGGLRAWQEGIDLLLAHDRPLVVLTGEQAPDAQLMEASTVPIGIAAEAHAYLAHGGPANLDQLARFLSDTVLLTGHGFEPPEPAPTWGRVHRRVETLDALGRQPVVAVLYYRAHHLSGNTAFIDTLCEAVEDAGGRAVPIFVASLRAPEPELLQALGGVDVIVTTVLAAGGTRPAEASAGGDDESWDAGALAALDVPILQALCLTSSRAAWEESDEGLSPLDAASQVAVPEFDGRLITVPFSFKEIDEDGLPSYVADPERSARVAGIAVRHGRLRHIASQDKRLALVLSAYPTKHSRIGNAVGLDTPASAVALLRRLREEGYDFGDEEVPGLESGDGDELIYALIEAGGHDQEWLTDEQLARNPVRIPAADYRRWFGQLPADLREAVERHWGPAPGEMFLDKSRAGSGGDPDGDIVLAALRRGNLLILIQPPRGFGENPIAIYHDPDLPPSHHYLAAYRWIQATREDGGFGADAMIHLGKHGNLEWLPGKNAGLSASCAPDAALGDLPLIYPFLVNDPGEGTQAKRRVHATLVDHLVPPMARAESYGDIARLEQLLDEHAAIASMDPAKLPAIRAQIWTLIQAAKLDHDLGVADRPEDEGFDEFILHLDGWLCEIKDAQIRDGLHVLGGAPAGAARVNLVLAILRARQIWGGTSSLPGLREALGLDESAATRTTADEAEEQARALVQAMEDAGWDPAAAPRIAAGHGQAVADILGFAAREVVPRLAGTTDEIDHVLHALDGGFVPAGPSGSPLRGLVNVLPTGRNFYSVDPKAVPSRLAWETGQALADSLLERYRTDNGDWPTSVGLSLWGTSAMRTSGDDIAEALALLGIRPVWDDASRRVTGIEPIPAAELGRPRIDVTLRISGFFRDAFPHAIGLLDDAVRLAASLDEPDDMNFIRAHAQADLAEHGDERRATTRIFGSRPGTYGAGILQLIDSRDWRTDADLAEVYTVWGGYAYGRELDGRPARGEMETAYKRIAVAAKNTDTREHDIADSDDYFQYHGGMVATVRALKGTAPEAYIGDSTRPETVRTRTLVEETSRVFRARVVNPRWIEAMRRHGYKGAFELAATVDYLFGYDATTGVVADWMYDKLTETYVLDPENRQFLQEANPWALHGIAERLLEAESRGMWEKPDPAVLDALRQVFLETEGDLEDNGAED
- a CDS encoding cobalamin biosynthesis protein CobG, with product MLAAMPPTSPTPVNRDEAPVRERGDACPGALRLHAADDGRLARLRLPAGVLTYHQAEVLESAAERLGDGHLDITSRGNIQLRGLGESCGGQLARVLYDAGLLPSEAHERIRNIVASPLAGLDSRGSGRDQDQGRSSSHSVQLWSKELDELLCASATATALSGRFLFALDDGRGDVAALGADVTLLAQRYGNPTLHIQTNPSGWRVSATDAARAAFVTAETFLTVAAAGGSGAWRVRELPAGHGLEAAVTTRLAEAGIAAEREPAADREPGPTAGPPAPGAVRSPDGTVALSVQAPLGRLSAAQWRILRTAAAKAAATADAGGAGTTPYGTLRVTPWRGVIVPGLAPDTADDLLDRLRTAGLVTAPDSPWHGVSACTGRPGCAKALSDVRADAARALRPPGRQLPSPPPPGLPVHWSGCARRCGHPQGTSWVDVVATGEGTYDVSVDGDARTTAAGRRAGQAAGQELADAVAAARTTTPTMTR
- a CDS encoding precorrin-8X methylmutase, encoding MSETPVSTAFDYEKDGPAIYRQSFAMIRAEADLTGLPADVSQVAVRMIHACGMVDLVRDLAFTPGVVARAREALRAGAPILCDVAMVASGVTRKRLPADNEVVCTLSDPSVPGLAAALGTTRSAAALELWRDRMEGAVVAVGNAPTALFRLLEMIEEGAPRPAAVIGVPVGFVGAAESKDALAAHPSGLEHLVVRGRRGGSAIAAAAVNAIASEEE
- a CDS encoding precorrin-2 C(20)-methyltransferase; translation: MGPGDPSLMTVRAVRIIAEADVIAYHSARHGRSIARSIAAEHLRPDHIEEPLVYPVTTGTTDHPGGYQGAMDDFYAESAARLAVHLDAGRTVAVLAEGDPLFYGSYMHMHKRLAHRYPTEVVPGVTSVSAAAARLGTPLVEGEEVLTILPGTLPEEELTARLASADSAVVMKLGRTYPTVRRAIERSGRLADARYVERATMAGERTGALADIDPDSVPYFSVAVLPSRIDAVPVPGARGEVVVVGTGPAGPLWLTPEARGELAAAQDLVGYTTYLDRVPVRPGQRRHPSDNKVESERAEFALDLARRGRRVAVVSSGDPGVFAMATAVLEVASKDPYREVPVRVLPGLTAANAAASRAGAPLGHDYAVISLSDRLKPWEVIAERLHAAAAADLVLALYNPGSRSRTWQVGKARELLLEHRAPDTPVVLGRDVGGPEESVRIVRLAELDPAQVDMRTILLVGSTQTVTVRRGEGDGEQIVWTPRRYPEG